A region from the Mycolicibacterium litorale genome encodes:
- the rplN gene encoding 50S ribosomal protein L14: MIQQESRLKVADNTGAKEILCIRVLGGSSRRYAGIGDVIVATVKDAIPGGNVKRGDVVKAVVVRTVKERRRADGSYIKFDENAAVIIKNDNDPRGTRIFGPVGRELREKRFMKIVSLAPEVL, from the coding sequence GTGATTCAGCAGGAATCGCGGTTGAAGGTCGCCGACAACACGGGCGCCAAGGAGATCTTGTGCATCCGCGTACTCGGTGGTTCATCGCGACGCTACGCCGGCATCGGTGATGTCATCGTGGCCACCGTCAAGGACGCCATCCCCGGCGGCAACGTCAAGCGGGGCGACGTCGTCAAGGCCGTCGTCGTGCGCACCGTCAAGGAGCGCCGCCGCGCCGACGGCAGCTACATCAAGTTCGACGAGAACGCCGCCGTCATCATCAAGAACGACAACGATCCGCGCGGCACCCGCATCTTCGGCCCCGTCGGCCGCGAGCTGCGTGAGAAGCGCTTCATGAAGATCGTCTCGCTCGCCCCGGAGGTGTTGTAG
- the rplX gene encoding 50S ribosomal protein L24 — translation MKVHKGDTVLVVSGKDKGAKGKVIQAYPSRNKVLVEGVNRIKKHTAVSSNERGASSGGIVTQEAPIHVSNVMVVDSDGNPTRIGYRVDEETGKKVRVSKRNGKDI, via the coding sequence ATGAAGGTCCACAAGGGCGACACCGTGCTGGTGGTCTCCGGTAAGGACAAGGGTGCCAAGGGCAAGGTCATCCAGGCCTACCCCAGCCGCAACAAGGTCCTCGTCGAGGGCGTCAACCGCATCAAGAAGCACACCGCGGTCTCGAGTAACGAGCGCGGCGCGTCGTCGGGCGGCATCGTCACGCAGGAGGCGCCGATCCACGTCTCGAACGTGATGGTCGTCGACTCGGACGGCAACCCCACCCGCATCGGCTACCGCGTCGACGAAGAGACCGGCAAGAAGGTGCGCGTCTCCAAGCGCAACGGCAAGGACATCTGA
- the rpsH gene encoding 30S ribosomal protein S8, whose amino-acid sequence MTMTDPIADFLTRLRNANSAYHDEVALPHSKIKANIAEILKSEGYISDYRTEDARVGKSLVVQLKYGPSRERSIAGLRRVSKPGLRVYAKSTNLPRVLGGLGVAIISTSSGLLTDRQAARQGVGGEVLAYVW is encoded by the coding sequence ATGACCATGACGGACCCGATCGCAGACTTCTTGACACGTCTGCGCAACGCCAACTCGGCGTACCACGATGAGGTGGCTCTGCCACACAGCAAGATCAAGGCCAACATCGCCGAGATCCTCAAGTCGGAGGGCTACATCTCCGACTACCGCACCGAGGACGCCCGGGTGGGCAAGTCGCTCGTCGTGCAGCTCAAGTACGGCCCCAGCCGTGAGCGCAGCATCGCGGGCCTGCGCCGGGTGTCCAAGCCCGGCCTGCGGGTCTACGCGAAGTCGACCAATCTGCCCCGCGTTCTCGGCGGCCTCGGCGTGGCGATCATCTCCACGTCCTCCGGCCTGCTCACCGACCGCCAGGCAGCACGACAGGGCGTGGGCGGCGAAGTCCTCGCGTACGTGTGGTGA
- the rplE gene encoding 50S ribosomal protein L5 — translation MTTAEKTLPRLKQRYREEIRDSLQQQFGYANVMQIPGVVKVVVNMGVGDAARDAKLINGAVNDLALITGQKPEIRRARKSIAQFKLREGMPIGARVTLRGDRMWEFLDRLVAIALPRIRDFRGLSPKQFDGTGNYTFGLTEQSMFHEIDVDSIDRPRGMDITVVTSATNDDEGRALLRALGFPFKEN, via the coding sequence ATGACTACCGCAGAGAAGACCCTCCCGCGCCTGAAGCAGCGCTACCGCGAAGAGATCCGCGACTCGCTGCAGCAGCAGTTCGGCTACGCCAACGTGATGCAGATCCCGGGCGTCGTCAAGGTCGTCGTCAACATGGGTGTCGGTGACGCCGCCCGCGACGCCAAGCTGATCAACGGCGCCGTCAACGATCTCGCCCTGATCACCGGCCAGAAGCCCGAGATCCGCCGCGCCCGCAAGTCCATCGCCCAGTTCAAGCTGCGCGAGGGCATGCCCATCGGTGCCCGCGTCACGCTGCGCGGCGACCGCATGTGGGAGTTCCTGGACCGCCTGGTCGCCATCGCGCTGCCGCGTATCCGCGACTTCCGCGGCCTGAGCCCCAAGCAGTTCGACGGCACCGGCAACTACACCTTCGGTCTGACCGAGCAGTCGATGTTCCACGAGATCGACGTCGACAGCATCGACCGCCCGCGCGGCATGGACATCACCGTCGTCACCTCGGCGACGAACGACGACGAAGGACGAGCGCTGCTGCGGGCGCTGGGCTTCCCCTTCAAGGAGAACTGA
- a CDS encoding Rieske (2Fe-2S) protein has protein sequence MEFKRVARSGQVPEGIVRRFFADDYEFAVARLNGKAYACSNYCTHLDCLLSSGKLVDDGIGCSCHGSAFDLETGEPICPPATEPIKTYPVEERDGEIFVGVTADDIPEGPRRRARRGA, from the coding sequence ATGGAATTCAAGAGAGTGGCCCGCTCCGGACAGGTGCCGGAAGGGATCGTGCGGCGGTTCTTCGCCGACGACTACGAGTTCGCCGTCGCCCGCCTCAACGGCAAGGCGTACGCCTGCTCGAACTACTGCACCCATCTGGACTGTCTGCTGTCGTCGGGCAAGCTCGTCGACGACGGCATCGGGTGTTCCTGCCACGGCAGCGCATTCGACTTGGAGACCGGCGAACCGATCTGCCCGCCGGCCACCGAGCCGATCAAGACCTACCCCGTCGAGGAGCGCGACGGCGAGATCTTCGTCGGTGTCACCGCCGACGACATCCCCGAGGGGCCACGGCGGCGAGCCCGCCGCGGCGCGTAG
- a CDS encoding gamma-glutamyltransferase family protein produces MVSSSHPAASFAGARVLAAGGNAVDATLAMAAITWLTLPGQCGIGGDAFAVVREPDGRVWTVGGSGFGPDGGTAEFYRDRGLSAIPLDGALGVAVPGAPAALSALHAHGAGMALGELWEPAVRMAHHGPPCSAKTATDVHEALDAVRADPELAAVYAPSGRPPPVGERLRQPDLARTIRRLADDPADFYTGEFAERAVAMLRAAGAPFSGDEWAAAAVVEPEPAIAGGYAGATIHQTPLPTPGWMVLQQAALCDGALGGPWLGAEAIDRMARAARLAFQDRFALCGSDGSGPREVLDRNRIERQRRSLDARAEERMSIAVRGGDTTCTVAVDADGRAVSFIHSLGFTFGAKVVVPGTGVVLNNRLGRGAYLVPGHPNEVAPRRKPLHTLNAWIATGAAGELLALGGIPGGDGQVQWNMQLISHLFDHGLDAAQTVSAPRFTVFPGSDADVVGQPDELRVEATVPDETRTRLQAMGHRVVVQPPFGAGGSAQVICRDGRGVLSGAADPRQEGVAIGVD; encoded by the coding sequence ATGGTCAGCTCCAGCCACCCCGCCGCCAGTTTCGCCGGCGCACGGGTACTGGCCGCCGGCGGCAATGCCGTCGACGCCACGCTCGCGATGGCCGCGATCACCTGGTTGACCCTGCCCGGACAGTGCGGCATCGGCGGTGACGCGTTCGCGGTCGTACGCGAACCGGACGGCCGCGTGTGGACGGTCGGCGGGTCCGGGTTCGGCCCCGACGGGGGCACGGCCGAGTTCTACCGCGACCGTGGCCTTTCGGCGATCCCGCTGGACGGGGCACTGGGGGTCGCGGTCCCCGGTGCGCCCGCCGCGCTGTCGGCGCTGCACGCGCACGGCGCCGGCATGGCGCTCGGCGAACTGTGGGAGCCGGCGGTCCGGATGGCCCATCATGGGCCGCCGTGTTCGGCCAAGACCGCGACCGACGTGCACGAGGCGCTCGACGCCGTCCGCGCCGACCCCGAACTGGCTGCGGTGTACGCCCCCTCAGGGCGTCCGCCACCCGTCGGGGAGCGGCTGCGTCAGCCCGATCTGGCGCGCACCATCCGCCGGCTGGCCGACGACCCAGCGGACTTCTACACCGGTGAATTCGCCGAGCGTGCCGTGGCGATGCTGCGTGCGGCGGGGGCACCGTTCAGCGGCGATGAGTGGGCGGCCGCGGCGGTCGTCGAACCCGAGCCCGCGATCGCCGGCGGCTACGCCGGCGCGACCATCCACCAGACACCTCTGCCGACACCCGGCTGGATGGTGCTGCAGCAGGCCGCGCTGTGCGACGGTGCGCTCGGGGGCCCGTGGCTGGGCGCCGAAGCGATCGACCGCATGGCGCGGGCCGCGCGGCTGGCGTTCCAGGACCGCTTCGCGTTGTGCGGCAGCGACGGATCGGGACCACGAGAGGTGCTCGACCGCAACAGGATAGAGCGGCAGCGCCGGTCCCTGGACGCCCGCGCCGAGGAGCGGATGTCGATCGCCGTGCGCGGCGGTGACACCACCTGTACCGTCGCCGTCGACGCCGACGGCCGTGCGGTCAGCTTCATCCATTCGCTGGGTTTCACATTCGGGGCGAAGGTCGTGGTGCCCGGCACCGGAGTGGTGCTCAACAACCGGCTCGGCCGCGGCGCGTACCTGGTGCCGGGGCATCCGAACGAGGTCGCCCCGCGCCGCAAACCGTTGCACACGCTCAACGCGTGGATCGCCACCGGAGCCGCCGGGGAACTGCTCGCCCTGGGCGGTATCCCCGGCGGTGACGGCCAGGTGCAGTGGAACATGCAACTGATCTCGCATCTGTTCGACCACGGGCTCGACGCGGCACAGACGGTGTCGGCGCCACGGTTCACCGTGTTCCCCGGCTCTGATGCCGACGTCGTCGGGCAACCCGACGAACTGCGTGTCGAGGCGACCGTCCCCGACGAAACCCGCACGCGGCTGCAGGCGATGGGGCATCGCGTCGTCGTCCAGCCTCCCTTCGGCGCAGGCGGCAGCGCGCAGGTGATCTGCCGCGACGGCCGCGGCGTGCTGAGCGGCGCGGCCGACCCACGGCAGGAGGGCGTGGCGATCGGTGTCGACTGA
- a CDS encoding amidase, with the protein MTEVLAAKGRTVVETAALVRSGELTAVETVTEALDRIERRNPALGAFVHVDADGAMERASAVDRLVSDGRDPGPMAGVPLGVKELHPVSGWPFAMGSTLYAGRTADHTCTLVTRAVRAGAVPIGLTASPEFGRASFTASALHGITRNPWNPELTPGGSSGGSAAAVAAGMVPVATGTDGAGSLRIPASYCGLVGFKPTYGLVPRGPRHVGAADNDHYGALTRTVRDTARFLDCVCGVDPFDRASLPAPVRFEDGLGADPGPLRVAFAETLGNAPCDPAVAEVVRIAAEKFIAATGAEAVPAQLTVDPRCGEAYRTLSAPDVYTHLRSAPAGTDLHPTLRGYLDAANAVDADALADAHAIRAGLVATLAEAFERFDLLLVPATQVPAFPARGPMPTEIAGVPVDHWGALAVTFPFNLTGQPAISVPAGTVAGVPVGLQIVGRRHRDAQVLTAAAVVEEITG; encoded by the coding sequence GTGACCGAGGTCCTCGCGGCGAAGGGCCGCACGGTCGTCGAGACGGCTGCGCTGGTGCGCTCAGGTGAGCTCACCGCCGTGGAGACGGTCACCGAAGCGCTCGACCGGATCGAGCGCCGCAACCCCGCGCTCGGCGCCTTCGTCCACGTCGACGCCGACGGCGCCATGGAGCGGGCGAGCGCAGTCGACCGGCTGGTCTCCGACGGCCGCGACCCCGGGCCGATGGCCGGAGTCCCGTTGGGAGTCAAGGAACTCCATCCGGTGTCGGGCTGGCCGTTCGCCATGGGCAGCACCCTCTACGCGGGCCGCACCGCCGATCACACGTGCACGCTGGTGACCCGTGCCGTGCGGGCCGGGGCCGTCCCCATCGGGCTGACCGCCTCGCCGGAATTCGGCCGGGCCTCGTTCACCGCGTCCGCGCTGCACGGAATCACCCGCAATCCGTGGAACCCGGAACTCACCCCCGGCGGTTCCAGCGGCGGGTCGGCCGCCGCCGTGGCCGCGGGCATGGTGCCCGTCGCCACCGGCACCGACGGCGCAGGCTCGCTGCGGATCCCCGCCTCCTACTGCGGGCTGGTCGGTTTCAAACCGACCTACGGTCTCGTGCCGCGCGGACCTCGGCACGTCGGAGCCGCCGACAACGACCATTACGGCGCGCTGACCCGGACGGTGCGCGACACCGCCCGTTTCCTCGACTGCGTGTGCGGGGTGGACCCGTTCGACCGTGCCTCGCTGCCGGCGCCGGTGCGGTTCGAAGACGGCCTCGGCGCCGACCCGGGCCCGCTGCGCGTCGCGTTCGCCGAGACCCTGGGCAATGCGCCGTGTGATCCGGCGGTGGCCGAGGTGGTGCGGATCGCCGCGGAGAAGTTCATCGCCGCCACCGGTGCCGAGGCGGTCCCCGCACAGCTGACGGTCGACCCCCGGTGCGGCGAGGCATACCGGACGCTGTCGGCGCCCGATGTCTACACCCACCTGCGCAGCGCACCAGCAGGGACCGATCTGCACCCCACGCTGCGGGGGTACCTGGACGCGGCAAACGCGGTGGACGCCGACGCCCTCGCCGACGCCCACGCGATCCGCGCCGGCCTGGTCGCCACCCTCGCCGAGGCGTTCGAACGCTTCGACCTGCTGCTCGTACCCGCCACCCAGGTGCCGGCGTTCCCCGCGCGAGGGCCCATGCCCACCGAGATCGCGGGTGTGCCCGTGGATCACTGGGGGGCGCTCGCGGTCACCTTCCCCTTCAACCTCACGGGCCAACCGGCGATCTCGGTGCCCGCGGGTACCGTGGCCGGGGTACCGGTCGGTCTGCAGATCGTCGGACGCCGCCACCGCGACGCGCAGGTGCTCACCGCCGCCGCCGTGGTCGAGGAGATCACCGGCTGA
- the rplF gene encoding 50S ribosomal protein L6, which yields MSRIGKQPVPVPAGVDVTIEGQNVSVKGPKGTLSLAVAEPIAVARDDDGAIVVTRPNDERRNRSLHGLSRTLVANLVEGVTQGYTTKMEIYGVGYRVALKGSNLEFALGYSHPVVIEPPEGITFAVETPTKFSISGIDKQKVGQISAIIRRLRRPDPYKGKGVRYEGEQIRRKVGKTGK from the coding sequence ATGTCGCGTATTGGAAAGCAGCCGGTTCCGGTTCCCGCCGGAGTCGACGTCACGATCGAGGGCCAGAACGTGTCGGTGAAGGGGCCCAAGGGCACCCTGTCGCTGGCCGTCGCCGAACCGATCGCCGTGGCCCGTGACGACGACGGCGCCATCGTGGTGACCCGTCCCAACGACGAGCGGCGCAACCGCTCGCTGCACGGGCTGTCGCGCACCCTGGTGGCCAACCTCGTCGAGGGCGTCACCCAGGGCTACACCACCAAGATGGAGATCTACGGCGTCGGTTACCGCGTCGCGCTCAAGGGTTCCAACCTCGAGTTCGCGCTCGGCTACAGCCACCCCGTGGTCATCGAGCCGCCGGAGGGCATCACCTTCGCGGTCGAGACGCCCACCAAGTTCTCGATCTCGGGTATCGACAAGCAGAAGGTCGGCCAGATCTCGGCGATCATCCGTCGCCTGCGCCGCCCCGACCCCTACAAGGGCAAGGGTGTGCGCTACGAGGGTGAGCAGATCCGCCGCAAGGTCGGAAAGACAGGTAAGTAG
- a CDS encoding type Z 30S ribosomal protein S14: MAKKALINKANKKPKFAVRAYTRCQRCGRPHAVFRKFGLCRICLREMAHAGELPGVQKSSW; encoded by the coding sequence ATGGCAAAGAAAGCACTGATCAACAAGGCCAACAAGAAGCCGAAGTTCGCAGTGCGGGCCTACACCCGCTGCCAGCGCTGCGGTCGCCCGCACGCCGTCTTCCGCAAGTTCGGCCTGTGCCGGATCTGCCTGCGCGAGATGGCCCACGCCGGCGAACTGCCCGGTGTGCAGAAATCGAGCTGGTGA
- a CDS encoding RidA family protein: MAAPIPQGDYRPAVLHDGVVYTAGMTPRRDGELVLRGVVGSAVSAQEAYAAAGIAAENALAAVRSVSTGATYIRCLRMTVYIACAGSFHDLSAVADGASAVLAAALGRDGLPARAAIGVQSLPSGAPVEVDLIAAVR; the protein is encoded by the coding sequence GTGGCAGCGCCGATTCCGCAGGGTGACTACCGGCCCGCGGTGCTGCACGACGGTGTCGTCTACACCGCGGGCATGACCCCGCGACGCGACGGCGAACTGGTGCTGCGCGGCGTCGTGGGTTCCGCGGTCTCGGCGCAGGAGGCCTACGCCGCGGCGGGGATCGCCGCAGAGAACGCGCTTGCGGCGGTACGCTCGGTGTCTACGGGTGCCACGTACATCCGCTGCCTGCGGATGACGGTGTACATCGCGTGTGCGGGGTCTTTCCACGATCTGTCGGCAGTCGCCGACGGCGCATCCGCTGTCCTGGCAGCCGCACTCGGCCGCGATGGTCTTCCGGCGCGCGCCGCGATCGGTGTGCAGTCGTTGCCGTCGGGCGCGCCGGTCGAGGTGGATCTGATCGCCGCTGTCCGGTGA
- a CDS encoding aldehyde dehydrogenase family protein, translating to MTIEGANFVDGAWRPAASGRTFERRNPADPSDLIGTFPLSGADDVRAAVDGLDKAAPEWAATPPERRAAVLESAAAQLESRASDLIAELVREEGKTIAEATTEVSRTPMNLRFYAGEATRTAGQTLPAAGTNLVFTLREPVGIVGAITPWNFPLNIPSRKLGPALAAGNPVLFKPSELTPLMGQRLVEALLAGGLPPTAIALVQGAGEAGAAVAEDPRVVAVTFTGSTEVGRRIHSRIGPDRRVQLEMGGKNPVVVAADADLDRAAALIVKGAFGLSGQACTGTSRVIALDAVHDELAQRVAARAEALTLGHDADMGPLASAAQLEKFLSYVRIGLNEGATLRCGGIRAGDDGYFVRPAVFTDTRPGMRIVREEVFGPLVAFQRVASLDEAIELANATEYGLAAAIVTSDLAVATDFAHRVRSGLVKVNQPTTGMAMNAPFGGYKASSTGTFKEQAGPSLMEFYTAEKTVYLNPTI from the coding sequence GTGACGATCGAGGGTGCCAATTTCGTCGACGGCGCGTGGCGACCCGCCGCATCGGGCCGCACGTTCGAGCGCCGAAACCCCGCCGACCCGTCCGACCTGATCGGCACGTTCCCGCTGTCGGGGGCCGACGACGTCCGCGCAGCTGTCGACGGACTCGACAAGGCGGCGCCCGAGTGGGCGGCCACCCCTCCGGAGCGGCGGGCTGCCGTCTTGGAATCCGCTGCGGCACAGCTGGAGTCGCGGGCATCAGACCTGATCGCCGAACTCGTCCGCGAAGAGGGCAAGACCATCGCCGAGGCGACGACGGAGGTCAGCCGGACCCCGATGAACCTGCGGTTCTACGCCGGCGAGGCCACCCGCACCGCCGGACAGACGCTGCCGGCCGCCGGTACCAACCTGGTGTTCACACTGCGTGAACCGGTGGGCATCGTCGGCGCCATCACCCCGTGGAACTTCCCGCTCAACATCCCGTCGCGCAAACTCGGGCCCGCGCTCGCCGCCGGGAACCCGGTGCTGTTCAAGCCTTCCGAGCTGACCCCGCTGATGGGACAGCGACTCGTCGAGGCGCTGCTGGCCGGCGGCCTGCCGCCCACGGCGATCGCGCTCGTGCAGGGAGCTGGGGAGGCCGGGGCGGCCGTCGCCGAGGACCCCCGCGTGGTCGCCGTGACGTTCACCGGATCGACGGAGGTGGGCCGGCGTATCCACTCGCGGATCGGCCCCGACCGGCGCGTGCAGCTGGAGATGGGTGGCAAGAACCCGGTCGTCGTCGCCGCGGACGCCGACCTGGATCGCGCCGCCGCGCTGATCGTCAAGGGGGCGTTCGGACTGAGCGGTCAGGCCTGTACCGGCACCAGCCGGGTGATCGCCCTCGACGCCGTCCACGACGAGTTGGCGCAGCGGGTGGCCGCCCGCGCGGAAGCGCTCACGCTCGGCCACGACGCCGACATGGGTCCGCTGGCCAGCGCCGCGCAGCTCGAGAAGTTCCTGTCCTATGTCCGCATCGGCCTGAACGAGGGTGCCACCCTGCGGTGCGGTGGGATTCGCGCCGGCGACGACGGGTACTTCGTACGGCCCGCCGTGTTCACCGACACCCGTCCGGGGATGCGGATCGTGCGCGAGGAGGTGTTCGGGCCGCTGGTCGCCTTCCAGCGGGTCGCATCGCTCGACGAGGCGATCGAGTTGGCCAACGCCACCGAGTACGGTCTGGCCGCCGCGATCGTGACCTCCGACCTGGCCGTCGCGACGGACTTCGCGCACCGGGTGAGGAGCGGTCTGGTCAAGGTCAACCAGCCCACCACCGGGATGGCGATGAACGCACCGTTCGGCGGATACAAGGCGTCGAGCACCGGGACGTTCAAAGAACAGGCAGGCCCCTCGCTCATGGAGTTCTACACCGCCGAGAAGACCGTCTACCTCAACCCCACGATCTAG
- a CDS encoding permease, producing the protein MSAAHWVYLLGLVVLIGTVVAKKNVIAPAIVATFLTGLVYQGSVTTGLGAVFNAAISGTRELLPIFIIIALVTAMLGAMRGLGADAVMIRPLSGLFRNGHVSYLLLAAVTFLLSLAFWPTPVLPLIAAILLPAAVRAGLPLLGAALAIAIAGQGMALSSDYIMGVAPALSAEGADVPARMIADRATLIALIAGAVALAIAYFRDVRTKTTDPAAATEAAGAGNPGPAGPISAAGGQTKGAVATLSAPATEIAAPHRNSKGVLVAIAIPVLFAGLLAFMLLGRFTTLVPDVDEGLGAPLVGGTAALALVAISVIANRRGWLEDVGAHFTEGIAFSFRTMGMVIPVAGFVYIGLADYSAGILGLPDGAEAPAFLFDAVAAVQGHIPHTPVFAAFAMLIVGMLLGLDGNGWPGLPFTGSLAASLGDGADQVATLAAIAQNGASWTGGGTLVIWSSLIVVAGLTGVPVVDLARRLFIPVVTGLVVATGVATLVLL; encoded by the coding sequence TTGTCCGCAGCTCACTGGGTCTACCTGCTCGGTCTGGTCGTCTTGATCGGCACCGTGGTCGCCAAGAAGAACGTCATCGCGCCGGCGATCGTCGCGACCTTCCTCACCGGCCTGGTGTATCAGGGCAGCGTCACCACGGGCCTGGGGGCGGTGTTCAACGCCGCGATCAGCGGAACCCGTGAGCTGTTGCCCATCTTCATCATCATCGCCCTGGTCACCGCGATGCTCGGCGCCATGCGCGGACTCGGCGCCGATGCCGTCATGATCCGTCCGTTGAGCGGCCTGTTCCGCAACGGCCACGTGTCATACCTGTTGCTCGCGGCGGTGACTTTCCTGCTGTCGCTGGCGTTCTGGCCGACGCCGGTGCTGCCGCTGATCGCCGCGATCCTGCTCCCCGCCGCGGTGCGAGCCGGTCTGCCCCTGCTCGGCGCGGCGCTGGCGATCGCCATCGCCGGTCAGGGGATGGCTCTCAGCTCGGACTACATCATGGGCGTGGCCCCGGCGTTGTCCGCCGAGGGCGCGGATGTGCCGGCGCGCATGATCGCCGACCGGGCCACGCTGATCGCGTTGATCGCAGGCGCCGTGGCGCTGGCAATCGCCTACTTTCGCGACGTGCGCACCAAGACGACCGACCCGGCCGCGGCCACGGAGGCGGCCGGCGCCGGAAACCCCGGGCCCGCCGGACCGATCTCCGCGGCGGGAGGGCAGACCAAGGGCGCCGTCGCCACCCTGAGCGCACCGGCCACGGAAATTGCCGCGCCCCACCGTAATTCAAAGGGCGTGCTGGTTGCGATCGCGATTCCGGTTCTGTTCGCCGGTCTGCTGGCATTCATGCTCCTCGGCCGGTTCACCACGCTGGTACCGGATGTGGACGAAGGGCTGGGCGCGCCGCTGGTGGGCGGGACGGCCGCCCTCGCACTGGTGGCCATCTCGGTGATCGCCAACCGGCGAGGATGGCTCGAGGATGTGGGTGCCCACTTCACCGAGGGCATCGCGTTCTCCTTCCGCACGATGGGAATGGTGATCCCGGTCGCCGGCTTCGTCTACATCGGTCTGGCCGACTACTCCGCGGGCATCCTCGGCCTCCCCGACGGCGCCGAGGCGCCCGCGTTCCTCTTCGACGCCGTCGCCGCGGTGCAGGGCCACATTCCGCATACGCCGGTGTTCGCCGCGTTCGCGATGCTGATCGTCGGGATGCTGCTGGGCCTCGACGGCAACGGCTGGCCGGGTCTGCCGTTCACCGGATCCCTGGCGGCATCCCTGGGAGACGGCGCCGACCAGGTCGCCACACTCGCCGCGATCGCGCAGAACGGCGCGAGCTGGACCGGCGGCGGCACGCTGGTGATCTGGTCCTCGTTGATCGTCGTCGCCGGGCTGACCGGGGTGCCGGTCGTGGATCTGGCGCGCCGCCTGTTCATCCCGGTGGTCACGGGTCTGGTGGTGGCGACCGGTGTCGCGACGCTGGTGCTGCTGTGA